In Chthonomonadales bacterium, the genomic window GCAGGCTCGGGCCGGCGAGGCGGCGGCCCGCGACTTGGCGCGCGCCGCCGCGCTGCGCACGAGCGAGGGCCGCGTGATCTCCACCATCGTCGGCCGAGTGGAGCGCGTGCTCGTGGCGGAGGGCGACCTGGTGGGCCCGGGCGCCGCGCTGGTGCGCGTGGCCGACACGAACGATATCTGGCTGCGCGCCTTCCTGCCGGAGGCCGACCTGGCCCGCGTGCGGGTGGGGGACGCGGCCGAGCTGCGGGTGGACGGCGTGCCCGACGCGGTGGCCGCCCGCGTGGAGGCCATCGCGACGCAGGGAGAGTTCACCCCGGCCAACCTGCAGACGCCCGGCGAGCGCGGCAAGCAGGTGTTCGCCGTGCGGCTGCGGCTCGTGCGCGAGGACCCGCGAGTGAAGGCGGGGATGTACGCCACGGTGAGGAGCATGGGCGGGTGGAAGGCAACGCAATAGAGTTGCGCGGGCTGACCCGCCGCTTCGGCGACTTCACCGCCGTGGATGCCCTCACCTTTGACGTGGCCCGGGGGCAGATATTTGGCTTTCTCGGGCCCAACGGCAGCGGCAAGAGCACCTGCATCCGGATGCTCTGCGGCCTGCTGGACCCGACGGAGGGCACCGCCCGCGTCAACGGCCACGACATCGTGCGCGAGGCGGAGCAGGTCAAGCGCTCCATCGGTTACATGAACCAGAGCTTCAGCCTCTACCGGGACCTGACGGTGCTGGAGAACCTGCGGTTCTTCGGGGGCGCCTACGGCCTCACGGGCGCCCGGCTGCGCCAGCGCATGGACGTGGTGGTGGACCTGGTGGGCATCGGCCGCTACGCCGACCGCCGCGGCGGGCAGCTCTCCGGCGGCTGGAAGCAGCGCCTGGCGCTTGCCGCCGCCCTCATCCACGAGCCGGACCTCATCTTTCTTGACGAGCCCACCGCCGGCATCGACCCGGTGGCCCGCCGCGACCTGTGGGACCTGCTCTTCACGCTGGCAGCGGCCGGCAAGACCCTCTTCGTCACCACGCACTACATGGACGAGGCCGAGCGCTGCAACGACATCGCCTACATCTACCTGGCGCGCCTGATGGTCAAGGGAACGCCGGCCGAGCTGAAGGCGCTGCCGGAGGTCCGGCCCGAGCACACGCGTCGCGTCGCCGTGGCCTCCGAGAGCCCCTCCGTGGCGCTGGCCGCGCTCAAGGGGCAGCCCTGGGCGCTCGACGCCACGCTCGTGGAGGCCGAGATCCACGTGCTGATGCGGGAGGAGGTGACCGACGCGGAGGTGGTGCGGGCGCTCGCCGAGCACGGTCTGCACGCCGGCAGCCCGCGGCCCATCGAGCCCTCGCTCGAGGACGTGTTCGTGTCGCTGACCCGGAGGCTCGCGCGCCAATGAACGGCTACTGGAGCGTAGCGCTCAAGGAGTTGCTGCACCTGCGGCGGGATCCCGTCGCGCTGGTGATCGCGCTCCTGCTGCCCCTCATTCAGCTCACCATCTTCGGATTCGCCATCGAGTTCGACCTGCGACACATGCAAACGGCCGTGGTCGACATGGACCGTTCGCGCGAGAGCCGCGCGTATATCGCCCGCCTGCGCAGCACCCAGTACATCGATCCGGCCGTTCACCTGCGGGACGTGAGCGACGCCGAGCGCTACATGCGCATGGGCAGAGTTCGCCTGGCCATCATCATCCCGCCGGACTTCGCCCGGCGCATGACCGATCGCGACCATCCGACGGTGCGCGCGTTGGTGGACGGTTCAGATAGCCAGGCCGCCAGCCGCGCCATGCGCGCCCTCCTCCCACCGCCGGACATCGGCCGCCCCGGCGTGGTAGAGCCGCGCGTGGACGTGCTCTACAACCCGG contains:
- a CDS encoding ABC transporter ATP-binding protein, with protein sequence MEGNAIELRGLTRRFGDFTAVDALTFDVARGQIFGFLGPNGSGKSTCIRMLCGLLDPTEGTARVNGHDIVREAEQVKRSIGYMNQSFSLYRDLTVLENLRFFGGAYGLTGARLRQRMDVVVDLVGIGRYADRRGGQLSGGWKQRLALAAALIHEPDLIFLDEPTAGIDPVARRDLWDLLFTLAAAGKTLFVTTHYMDEAERCNDIAYIYLARLMVKGTPAELKALPEVRPEHTRRVAVASESPSVALAALKGQPWALDATLVEAEIHVLMREEVTDAEVVRALAEHGLHAGSPRPIEPSLEDVFVSLTRRLARQ